The following proteins are co-located in the Toxotes jaculatrix isolate fToxJac2 chromosome 9, fToxJac2.pri, whole genome shotgun sequence genome:
- the mlnr gene encoding motilin receptor, producing the protein MPWTRPVDFHAGGAEAMDQYSTDDHHYEGSLFPTSTLIPVTVICILIFIVGVTGNTMTILIIQHFKDMKTTTNLYLSSMAVSDLIIFLCLPFDLYRLWKYVPWLFGEAVCRFYHYIFEGCTSATILHITALSIERYLAISFPLRSKVVVTRRRVQYIILALWGFALVSAAPTLFLVGVEYDNDTHPDYNTGQCKHTSYAISSGQLHIMLWVSTTYFFCPMLCLIFLYGSIGCKLWKSKNDLQGPCALARERSHRQTVKILVVVVLAFIICWLPYHIGRNLFAQVDDYETAMLSQNFNMASMVLCYLSASINPVVYNLMSRKYRAAAKRLFLLHQRPRQAHRGQRQLCVTDHISTLNESLTGV; encoded by the exons ATGCCCTGGACAAGACCGGTGGACTTTCATGCTGGTGGAGCGGAGGCCATGGACCAGTACAGCACAGACGACCACCACTACGAGGGCTCCCTGttccccacctccaccctcaTCCCTGTCACTGTCATCTGCATCCTAATCTTCATCGTTGGGGTGACGGGAAACACCATGACCATCCTCATCATCCAGCACTTCAAAGACATGAAGACCACCACCAATCTCTATCTGTCCAGCATGGCGGTGTCTGacctcatcatcttcctctgcctgCCCTTTGACCTCTATCGCCTGTGGAAGTATGTGCCCTGGCTGTTTGGGGAGGCGGTGTGTCGCTTCTATCACTACATCTTCGAGGGCTGCACCTCGGCCACCATCCTCCACATCACAGCCCTGAGCATCGAGCGCTACCTGGCCATCAGCTTCCCCCTCAGGAGCAAGGTGGTGGTGACCAGACGTAGGGTCCAGTACATCATCCTTGCCCTGTGGGGTTTCGCCCTGGTTTCTGCAGCTCCCACTCTCTTCCTGGTCGGGGTGGAGTATGACAATGATACACACCCGGACTACAACACGGGTCAGTGCAAGCACACCAGCTACGCCATCAGTTCCGGACAGCTGCACATCATGCTCTGGGTGTCCACCAcatactttttttgcccgatgcTCTGTCTCATCTTCCTCTACGGCTCCATCGGGTGCAAGTTGTGGAAAAGCAAAAATGATCTGCAAGGCCCCTGTGCATTGGCCCGTGAGAGATCACACAGGCAAACAGTCAAGATACtgg tggtggtggtgctggccTTCATCATCTGCTGGCTCCCGTACCACATCGGCAGGAACCTCTTTGCCCAGGTGGACGACTACGAAACAGCCATGCTGAGCCAGAACTTCAACATGGCCTCCATGGTGCTCTGCTACCTCAGCGCCTCCATCAACCCTGTCGTCTACAACCTCATGTCCAGGAAGTACAGGGCTGCGGCCAAACgcctcttcctgctgcaccaGCGGCCCAGACAGGCTCACCGTGGCCAGAGACAGCTCTGTGTGACAGACCACATCTCCACACTGAACGAAAGCCTGACTGGGGTCTGA